The Erigeron canadensis isolate Cc75 chromosome 4, C_canadensis_v1, whole genome shotgun sequence genome window below encodes:
- the LOC122595999 gene encoding metal tolerance protein C4, producing the protein MTIYHHHRSILTRIRHQRNHITPLLTRILDTPQPHRPHSNFSHSYHHHAANHRFLLDISPFSSRRNRDSPPSTITPYEHPPSYYRFSIHRSFITRPKKIKKIEVDDHSQRAVTTALWCNFLVFSLKFGVWIATSSHVMLAEVVHSVADFANQALLLYGLNSSKRAPDAIHPYGYSKERFVWSLISAVGIFCLGSGATIVHGVQNLWTSQPLGNITYAALVIGGSFIIEGASLAVAVHAVRKGAAAEGMTLRDYVWRGHDPTAVAVMTEDGAAVTGLAIAAASLVAVKMTGNPIYDPIGSIIVGNLLGVVAIFLIQRNRHALIGRAIDDHDMKRVLEFLKNDPVVDSVYDCKSEVIGPGFFRFKAEIDFNGVILVQNYLSRTGPEEWAKKFRNAAEEKDDAEMLKIMSFYGEEVVTALGSEVDRLEKEIQEIVPGIRHVDIEAHNPIIPPL; encoded by the exons atgacaaTCTATCATCATCATCGCTCTATTCTTACACGCATTCGCCATCAACGTAACCATATTACTCCTCTTCTGACCCGAATTCTCGACACGCCCCAACCTCACCGCCCACACTCCAATTTCTCACATTCTTATCATCATCACGCTGCTAACCACCGTTTTCTGCTAGACATTTCACCTTTTTCATCACGCCGTAATCGTGATTCTCCCCCTTCCACAATCACTCCTTATGAACACCCTCCTTCTTATTACCGCTTCTCTATTCACCGCA GTTTTATAACTAGGcctaaaaaaatcaagaaaatagagGTTGATGATCATAG TCAGCGAGCTGTTACAACAGCCTTATGGTGTAATTTTCTTGTATTTTCGCTCAAGTTTGGCGTCTGGATTGCCACCTCAAGCCATGTTATGCTGGCTGAAGTTGTGCATTCGGTTGCAGATTTTGCAAATCAG GCACTTCTTTTGTATGGTTTAAACAGTTCGAAGCGTGCCCCAGATGCTATTCATCC GTATGGTTACTCAAAGGAAAGATTTGTTTGGTCGTTAATATCTGCTGTCGGAATCTTTTGTCTTGGTTCGGGTGCCACGATTGTACATGGAGTTCAAAATTTGTGGACTTCGCAG CCCCTTGGAAATATAACATATGCTGCATTGGTGATTGGTGGCTCATTCATTATTGAAG GTGCCTCTCTTGCTGTGGCGGTGCATGCTGTGAGAAAAGGTGCAGCTGCTGAAGGCATGACACTGAGAGACTATGTCTGGCGTGGACATGATCCCACAGCTGTTGCAGTCATGACAGAG GATGGTGCTGCAGTTACCGGGCTTGCAATTGCTGCTGCATCATTAGTTGCTGTGAAAATGACAGGGAATCCTATCTATGATCCAATTGGTTCAATCATTGTCGGAAACCTTCTCGGAGTG GTGGCTATATTTCTGATCCAGAGAAATCGGCATGCATTGATTGGTAGAGCGATTGATGATCATGATATGAAAAGGGTCCTTGAGTTTTTGAAGAATGACCCA GTTGTAGATTCTGTATATGATTGTAAAAGTGAGGTGATTGGGCCTGGTTTCTTTAGATTTAAAGCCGAGATAG ATTTCAATGGGGTGATATTGGTGCAGAACTATCTTAGCAGGACAGGACCTGAAGAATGGGCCAAAAAG TTCCGTAATGCTGCAGAGGAAAAGGATGATGCCGAAATGCTTAAGATCATGTCATTCTATG GTGAAGAAGTGGTTACGGCCTTAGGGAGTGAAGTTGACAGGCTTGAGAAAGAAATACAAGAAATTGTTCCTGGCATAAGACATGTTGATATTGAAGCCCACAATCCAATTATCCCACCACTTTGA